A stretch of the Archangium violaceum genome encodes the following:
- a CDS encoding N-acyl homoserine lactonase family protein, translated as MSDVRRLYILRCGYEILPRSVSIHGADPTVILCEPVCAYLLDTAHGWVLFDTGIDPARLKDPALRQRFFSGPGWLAPPIVLPEHELLPQLARLGIGADDISAVILSHVHYDHTGHLKYLRNARIYIQRREYDFAMGPHGNPAVFDEDLRLADRDWRLVEGDWELMPGVRGVLTPGHMPGHQSLVVELPVSGTKILVADAGDLHENFERELAPGECSTPEQGIASIRKLKAIRDATGGELVLLHDPDDVHSRRLAPDFYE; from the coding sequence ATGAGCGATGTCCGCCGGCTCTACATCCTCCGCTGCGGGTACGAGATCCTGCCGAGATCCGTCTCCATCCACGGAGCGGATCCCACCGTCATCCTGTGCGAGCCGGTCTGCGCCTATCTCCTGGATACGGCGCACGGTTGGGTCCTCTTCGATACCGGGATCGATCCCGCGCGGTTGAAGGATCCGGCGTTGCGCCAGCGGTTCTTCTCGGGTCCGGGTTGGCTGGCGCCGCCCATCGTCCTGCCGGAGCACGAGCTGCTGCCGCAACTGGCGAGGCTGGGGATCGGGGCGGACGACATCTCCGCCGTCATCCTCAGCCACGTCCATTACGACCACACGGGCCACCTCAAATACCTGCGCAACGCCCGCATCTACATCCAGCGCCGCGAGTACGACTTCGCCATGGGTCCTCATGGCAACCCGGCGGTGTTCGACGAGGACCTCCGTCTGGCGGACCGTGATTGGCGGCTCGTCGAGGGCGACTGGGAGCTGATGCCGGGCGTGCGTGGCGTCCTGACGCCCGGTCACATGCCCGGGCACCAATCACTCGTCGTCGAGCTGCCCGTGAGTGGCACGAAGATCCTCGTCGCCGACGCGGGAGACCTGCACGAGAACTTCGAGCGGGAGCTGGCGCCCGGGGAGTGCTCGACCCCCGAGCAGGGCATCGCGTCGATTCGCAAGCTCAAGGCGATCCGCGACGCCACCGGCGGCGAGCTCGTCCTCCTGCATGATCCGGACGACGTCCATTCGCGCCGCCTCGCTCCGGACTTCTACGAGTAG
- a CDS encoding glycoside hydrolase family 88 protein yields MNRKRTISGLLAGCLCVFAAAPAWAFDNAAADRVLQTAQQKLRATSSDPAIPTNQYPKATTNGPWRLVPNTANHDWVQGFFPGQLWLMYEQGRDPFWRTKADAWTRNLEVQKSNTDIRQITHDLGFKFMNSFGQAYRLTGDDYYRQVTLTAATSLARRFNPTVGVIDCCDWNDGTWHVPMVVDTMMNLELLFWGARNGGDPAWNDMALRHALKTASDMVRADGGTFHVVDYSTSGAILSRKTFQGYSDSSTWARGQAWAIYGFTTAYRYTRDPRMLQAAQKVTDYYLPRLPADSIPNWDFNAPADQQQKDSSAAAIVASALQELSRYVTDATVAQRYRNAALATLDTLASPAYLNSATGGGPGILLHGVAFYRTAIKPQGEDIDKSLIYGDYYLVEAVSRFKLWNQDGWLSTLGFPASVRGLGTGNTGVRIVEFDVTPLSQPIDGVIGYADTSTNVTAYSSLAMAIRMNPSGSFDVRRGAAYAALANVPYQANATYHVRMRTDLNAKTYSVWVRPPGGTEVLVADRFAFRSDAPPTDDLGKVSLKSGHFDNEFRVRNHTVRAETAPAASTRLRTGRAGPARNP; encoded by the coding sequence ATGAACAGGAAAAGAACCATCAGCGGGCTGCTGGCGGGATGTCTCTGCGTGTTCGCGGCGGCACCCGCCTGGGCCTTCGACAACGCGGCGGCTGATCGGGTCCTACAGACCGCCCAGCAGAAGTTGCGCGCCACATCCTCGGATCCCGCGATACCGACCAACCAGTACCCCAAGGCCACGACCAACGGCCCATGGCGGCTCGTCCCCAACACGGCCAACCACGACTGGGTCCAGGGCTTCTTCCCGGGTCAGCTCTGGCTCATGTACGAGCAGGGGCGGGATCCCTTCTGGCGCACCAAGGCCGACGCCTGGACGCGCAACCTGGAGGTCCAGAAGAGCAACACCGACATCCGTCAAATCACCCATGATCTGGGCTTCAAGTTCATGAACAGCTTCGGCCAGGCGTACCGGCTGACGGGGGATGACTACTACCGGCAGGTGACGTTGACGGCCGCCACCTCGCTGGCCAGACGTTTCAACCCCACCGTGGGCGTCATCGATTGCTGCGATTGGAATGACGGCACCTGGCATGTGCCCATGGTCGTGGACACGATGATGAACCTGGAGCTGCTCTTCTGGGGAGCCCGGAACGGAGGAGATCCCGCCTGGAACGACATGGCGCTCCGTCATGCATTGAAGACCGCTTCGGACATGGTCCGCGCGGACGGCGGCACCTTCCACGTGGTGGATTACAGCACCTCGGGCGCCATCCTCTCCCGGAAGACGTTCCAGGGGTACTCCGACAGCTCCACCTGGGCCCGGGGACAGGCCTGGGCCATCTACGGTTTCACCACGGCCTACCGGTACACGCGAGATCCGCGCATGTTGCAGGCCGCGCAGAAGGTTACCGACTACTACCTGCCCCGGCTGCCCGCGGACTCCATCCCCAACTGGGACTTCAACGCCCCCGCGGACCAGCAGCAGAAGGACTCCTCGGCCGCCGCCATCGTCGCCTCGGCGCTCCAGGAGTTGAGCAGGTACGTCACCGACGCGACCGTGGCCCAGCGGTACCGGAACGCGGCCCTGGCGACGCTCGACACCCTCGCCTCCCCGGCCTACCTGAATTCGGCCACGGGTGGTGGCCCCGGCATCCTCCTGCACGGCGTGGCGTTCTACAGGACGGCGATCAAGCCCCAGGGAGAGGACATCGACAAGAGCCTCATCTACGGCGACTACTACCTCGTCGAGGCGGTGAGCCGCTTCAAGCTGTGGAACCAGGACGGGTGGCTCTCGACGCTCGGCTTCCCCGCGAGCGTGCGCGGCCTGGGCACCGGCAACACCGGCGTGCGGATCGTCGAGTTCGACGTGACGCCGCTCAGCCAGCCCATCGACGGCGTCATCGGCTACGCGGACACCTCGACCAACGTCACCGCCTACTCCAGCCTGGCCATGGCCATCCGCATGAACCCGAGCGGCTCCTTCGATGTGCGCCGGGGTGCCGCGTACGCCGCGCTCGCGAACGTGCCCTACCAGGCCAATGCCACGTACCACGTGCGCATGCGCACGGACCTGAACGCCAAGACCTACAGCGTCTGGGTGCGGCCTCCAGGAGGCACCGAGGTGCTCGTGGCCGACCGCTTCGCCTTCCGCTCCGACGCGCCTCCCACCGATGACCTCGGCAAGGTGTCACTCAAGAGCGGCCACTTCGACAACGAGTTCCGGGTCCGCAACCACACCGTGCGGGCCGAGACGGCGCCCGCCGCCAGCACGCGCCTGAGAACGGGGCGAGCAGGACCGGCGCGGAATCCGTAG
- the thiE gene encoding thiamine phosphate synthase: MSRRVPDLSVYLVTDRLLARGRELVDVVLAAVRGGATVVQLREKEASARETLELGRALLGRLRPLGVPLIVNDRVDLAMVLGADGVHVGQGDLPPEVARRLLGPDALVGLSITGPADLRTLDPSVVDYAGVGPIFPTGSKADATPALGLEELARLRPLLPVPVVAIGGINAANAANVIAAGADGVSVVSAICSADDCEVAASALVQAVRRGLASRK; encoded by the coding sequence ATGTCCCGTCGTGTGCCCGACCTGTCCGTCTACCTCGTCACGGATCGCCTGCTGGCGCGTGGGCGCGAGTTGGTGGACGTGGTGCTCGCCGCGGTGCGCGGCGGGGCCACCGTGGTGCAGTTGCGCGAGAAGGAGGCCTCGGCGCGCGAGACGCTGGAGCTGGGCCGGGCCCTGCTCGGACGGCTCCGGCCGCTCGGGGTGCCGCTCATCGTCAATGACAGGGTGGACCTGGCCATGGTGCTGGGGGCGGACGGTGTCCACGTGGGGCAGGGCGATCTGCCCCCCGAGGTGGCCCGACGCCTGCTGGGGCCCGACGCGCTGGTGGGGCTGTCCATCACCGGACCGGCGGATCTGCGCACGCTGGATCCGTCGGTGGTGGACTACGCGGGCGTGGGTCCCATCTTCCCCACCGGTTCCAAGGCGGACGCCACTCCGGCGCTCGGCTTGGAGGAACTGGCCCGCCTGCGGCCCCTGTTGCCCGTCCCGGTCGTGGCCATTGGTGGCATCAACGCCGCCAACGCCGCGAATGTCATCGCCGCCGGGGCGGACGGCGTCTCCGTGGTGTCCGCCATCTGCTCCGCGGATGACTGCGAGGTGGCCGCGAGCGCCCTCGTCCAGGCCGTCCGGCGGGGGCTCGCGAGCCGGAAGTAG
- the thiM gene encoding hydroxyethylthiazole kinase, which translates to MDLISGVWESLKAVRERSPLVHNITNYVVMNNTANALLAVGASPAMVHAREEVADFTAISQALVVNIGTLSPEWVEGMQLAVQSARRARVPWVLDPVGAGATRYRTSTAAELARQAPAVIRGNASEVLAVAGEAGATRGVDSTQSSEASLEAARRLASSLGTVVAVTGKTDYVTDGTRVVAVDNGHPLMARVTGMGCTASALVGAFLAVESDAVLAAARALAVLGMAGELAAEQSKGPGSLQLHLLDVLYSLDEDTVRARARVG; encoded by the coding sequence GTGGACCTGATCTCAGGAGTGTGGGAGTCGCTGAAGGCGGTGCGGGAGCGGTCGCCGCTCGTGCACAACATCACGAATTATGTCGTGATGAACAACACGGCCAACGCCCTGCTCGCCGTGGGGGCCTCGCCCGCCATGGTCCACGCACGTGAGGAGGTGGCGGACTTCACGGCCATCTCGCAGGCGCTGGTGGTGAACATCGGCACCCTGTCACCCGAGTGGGTGGAGGGCATGCAGCTGGCCGTCCAGTCCGCGCGCCGGGCCCGGGTGCCCTGGGTTTTGGATCCGGTGGGCGCCGGGGCCACGCGCTACCGCACCAGCACCGCCGCCGAGCTGGCCCGCCAGGCCCCGGCGGTCATCCGTGGCAACGCCTCGGAGGTGCTCGCCGTGGCGGGCGAGGCGGGCGCCACGCGCGGGGTGGACAGTACCCAATCGTCCGAGGCCTCGCTCGAGGCGGCCCGGCGGCTGGCCTCCAGCCTGGGCACCGTGGTGGCCGTCACGGGCAAGACGGACTACGTCACCGACGGCACCCGCGTGGTGGCGGTGGACAATGGCCACCCGCTCATGGCGCGGGTGACGGGCATGGGTTGCACGGCGTCCGCCCTGGTGGGGGCCTTCCTGGCGGTGGAGTCCGACGCGGTGCTGGCCGCCGCGCGCGCGCTCGCGGTGCTGGGGATGGCGGGAGAGCTCGCCGCCGAGCAGTCCAAGGGACCGGGCTCACTGCAGCTGCACCTGCTGGACGTGCTCTACTCCCTGGACGAGGACACCGTGCGCGCCCGCGCCCGGGTGGGCTGA
- a CDS encoding serine/threonine-protein kinase has translation MPLFHRPGRVTPLGRQLLAEHIRSDTAAREASVARFNSGVCCLFILTALALGPLLGWPRALSVAGMCVLYAGYYAWLARILSRGWFHPALCWFNVCLETAAGAWIFLFDILYGDAEQALSNPSAVLWSTLILLAALRANRGLAFFAGCLVTAEMLLLYFFVALPRLSEPIALMFTPTLMVQRAIYYFTTGGLAAFVASHLTRKAEEALHAIRAKDLVGKYFLHEKLGVGGMAEVFRATYSPEGGFEKVVAIKRILPAYAEDEDFVTLFRREAELGSLLNHSNIVQVLDVGRFADTYFMAMEFIEGLSLRELIKLHGPLPPAVVAYIGAEMGQALDYVHRRTASDGVPLNLVHRDVNPPNILLSRIGEVKLGDFGVARAAIHVRLTQADRVRGKLGYMSPEQARGEPFDGRADLFALGLTLHEALTGRRLFQGEYVSDTTRSAPPPFILPPSSFRPDIPPALDAAIMGLIQWRVVDRTPRGLRLREQLCELTGAVAPYPHGQEALARLVQEAMVRRKQPVVIGAPEQETRPECDPVLARSEEPTAVLSPKGAVAGRKD, from the coding sequence ATGCCCCTCTTCCACCGTCCAGGACGCGTGACACCGCTCGGCAGACAACTGCTCGCCGAGCACATCCGGTCGGATACCGCCGCCCGAGAAGCCTCCGTGGCCCGGTTCAACAGCGGGGTGTGCTGCCTCTTCATCCTCACCGCGCTCGCCCTGGGACCCCTGCTCGGCTGGCCTCGCGCCCTCTCCGTGGCGGGCATGTGCGTCCTCTATGCCGGGTACTACGCGTGGCTCGCCCGGATCTTGAGCCGGGGCTGGTTCCATCCCGCCCTCTGCTGGTTCAACGTCTGCCTGGAGACCGCCGCCGGAGCGTGGATCTTCCTCTTCGACATCCTCTATGGGGATGCCGAGCAGGCGCTGTCCAACCCCTCGGCCGTCCTCTGGAGCACGCTCATCCTGCTCGCGGCGTTGCGCGCCAATCGCGGGCTGGCCTTCTTCGCGGGCTGTCTGGTGACGGCCGAGATGTTGCTGCTCTACTTCTTCGTCGCCCTGCCCCGGCTGAGCGAGCCCATCGCCCTGATGTTCACACCGACGCTCATGGTGCAGCGCGCCATCTACTACTTCACCACGGGTGGGTTGGCGGCCTTCGTGGCCAGCCACCTGACGCGCAAGGCCGAGGAAGCCCTGCACGCCATCCGGGCGAAGGACCTGGTGGGCAAGTACTTCCTGCACGAGAAGCTGGGGGTGGGCGGCATGGCGGAGGTGTTCCGCGCCACCTACAGCCCGGAGGGTGGCTTCGAGAAGGTGGTGGCCATCAAGCGCATCCTCCCGGCCTACGCCGAGGACGAGGACTTCGTGACGCTGTTCCGGCGCGAGGCGGAGCTGGGCTCGCTCCTCAACCACTCCAACATCGTCCAGGTGCTCGACGTGGGCCGGTTCGCGGACACCTACTTCATGGCCATGGAGTTCATCGAGGGGCTCTCCCTGCGCGAGCTGATCAAGCTCCACGGCCCCCTGCCGCCAGCGGTGGTGGCCTACATCGGGGCGGAGATGGGCCAGGCGCTCGACTATGTCCACCGGCGCACCGCGAGCGACGGCGTCCCGCTGAACCTCGTCCACCGGGACGTGAATCCGCCCAACATCCTGCTGTCGCGCATTGGTGAGGTGAAGCTGGGAGACTTCGGGGTCGCCCGCGCGGCCATCCATGTCCGCCTCACCCAGGCCGACCGGGTCCGCGGCAAGCTGGGGTACATGTCTCCGGAGCAGGCCCGGGGCGAGCCGTTCGACGGGCGCGCGGATCTCTTCGCGCTCGGCCTCACGCTGCACGAGGCGCTCACGGGACGGCGCCTCTTCCAGGGAGAATATGTGTCCGACACGACGCGGAGCGCTCCCCCGCCCTTCATCCTGCCGCCCTCGAGCTTCCGTCCAGACATCCCCCCCGCGCTCGACGCCGCCATCATGGGCCTGATCCAGTGGAGGGTGGTGGACCGCACGCCCCGGGGACTGAGGTTGCGCGAGCAGCTCTGTGAGCTGACCGGCGCCGTCGCGCCCTATCCTCACGGACAGGAGGCGCTGGCCCGCCTGGTCCAGGAGGCCATGGTGCGCAGGAAGCAACCGGTCGTGATCGGCGCTCCGGAGCAGGAGACCCGGCCGGAGTGTGATCCCGTCCTCGCCAGGAGCGAGGAGCCCACGGCGGTCCTGTCACCGAAGGGCGCGGTCGCGGGTAGGAAGGACTGA
- a CDS encoding CocE/NonD family hydrolase, whose protein sequence is MRSIDVWARMGLLLLLGGALSACGLVRDYIQEDRKSSYALPAFTHEAGDWRTERVRMRDGVELSTRILLPKGVERAPVVLIRNPYDLRFLFELSCDLFVRYGMGCVLQDVRGRLDSGGEWWPLMNEQADGEDTLRWLVQQPFVDGRIALYGMSYLGGTALAASAGQLPVEVKTIVVSVFGTDLREVLSERGLMPHELLTAWAAYMPGRESKRSAGSAYRKMLAHRPHLEADVASFGAPLPFYREWLTSLQPGGALWQRPETEALRQSPKHLGIPMLLVGGFDDPFLPATLRTWESLATREQSVIVVGPWNHLGAQGGAGVKVTGIKDGLEQWGTVIPWLRHTLQGVPLPYATGRALIAGHGDPGFRELPTWPPPTQEQVLFLDAARAVAAPGACASSSLTSEPDSTPAELSYRYDPLQPWKSEGGARGIAFAFLRGDGVEPGPVEQTWPCEREDVLRFLGAEAVRDERIAGRARLRLRVRSSAEDTAFVAKLVDVDARGRALHVTDGAATLRWPTADTATLVPYVPGSEREVEIDFHPTSWVLSKGHRLGVWVSSSSHPMLSVHMNTARPWYEETTPVVAQQTVVLGGEGGSRLAVPLEAPITPASAAR, encoded by the coding sequence ATGCGAAGCATCGATGTGTGGGCCAGGATGGGCCTCTTGCTCCTCCTGGGGGGTGCGCTCAGCGCCTGTGGGCTGGTGCGCGATTACATCCAGGAGGACCGGAAATCCTCGTACGCGCTTCCGGCCTTCACCCATGAGGCGGGAGACTGGCGTACCGAGCGGGTGCGGATGCGGGATGGCGTGGAGTTGTCCACCCGCATCCTGCTGCCCAAGGGGGTGGAACGGGCGCCGGTGGTGCTCATCCGCAACCCCTATGATCTCCGTTTCCTCTTCGAGCTGAGCTGCGACCTGTTCGTCCGCTACGGCATGGGCTGCGTCCTCCAGGACGTCCGCGGGCGGCTCGACAGCGGCGGCGAATGGTGGCCCCTGATGAACGAGCAGGCCGATGGCGAGGACACGCTGCGTTGGCTCGTGCAGCAGCCCTTCGTCGACGGTCGCATCGCGCTCTACGGCATGTCGTATCTCGGGGGAACCGCGCTCGCGGCTTCGGCGGGGCAGCTCCCGGTGGAAGTGAAGACGATCGTCGTCAGCGTGTTCGGCACGGACCTGCGGGAGGTGCTCTCCGAGCGGGGGCTGATGCCACACGAGCTCCTGACGGCGTGGGCGGCCTACATGCCGGGGCGCGAGTCGAAGCGCAGCGCGGGCTCGGCCTACCGGAAGATGCTCGCGCACCGGCCCCACCTCGAGGCGGATGTCGCGAGCTTCGGAGCGCCCCTCCCCTTCTATCGCGAGTGGTTGACGTCCCTACAGCCCGGGGGAGCGCTGTGGCAGCGGCCGGAGACCGAGGCCCTGCGCCAGAGTCCGAAGCACCTCGGGATCCCGATGCTCCTCGTCGGAGGGTTCGACGATCCCTTCCTCCCGGCGACCCTGCGCACCTGGGAATCGCTCGCCACGCGTGAGCAGAGCGTCATCGTGGTGGGGCCGTGGAACCACCTGGGAGCGCAGGGTGGAGCAGGCGTGAAGGTCACCGGCATCAAGGATGGCCTCGAGCAGTGGGGCACCGTGATTCCCTGGCTGCGCCACACGCTCCAGGGCGTTCCCCTGCCGTATGCCACCGGTCGCGCGCTCATCGCCGGGCATGGAGACCCGGGCTTCCGCGAGCTGCCCACCTGGCCTCCACCCACGCAGGAGCAGGTGCTCTTCCTCGATGCGGCACGGGCCGTCGCGGCGCCGGGGGCCTGTGCCTCCTCCTCGCTGACGTCCGAGCCGGACTCCACGCCGGCGGAGCTGAGCTACCGCTATGACCCTCTCCAGCCGTGGAAGAGCGAGGGAGGCGCACGGGGGATCGCGTTCGCCTTCTTGAGAGGGGATGGCGTCGAGCCGGGACCCGTGGAGCAGACGTGGCCCTGCGAGCGCGAGGATGTGCTGCGTTTCCTGGGCGCGGAAGCCGTGCGTGACGAGCGCATCGCCGGCCGGGCCCGGTTGCGCCTGCGCGTGCGTTCGAGCGCGGAGGACACCGCGTTCGTCGCCAAGCTCGTCGACGTGGACGCCAGGGGGCGGGCACTCCACGTGACCGATGGCGCGGCCACCCTGCGCTGGCCCACCGCGGACACCGCGACGCTCGTGCCCTACGTGCCGGGAAGTGAGCGCGAGGTGGAGATCGACTTCCATCCCACCTCCTGGGTGCTCTCGAAGGGGCACCGGCTCGGGGTGTGGGTGTCCTCGTCGAGCCATCCCATGCTGTCGGTGCACATGAACACCGCGCGGCCCTGGTACGAGGAGACGACACCCGTGGTGGCCCAACAGACGGTGGTGCTCGGAGGCGAGGGGGGCTCGCGGCTCGCCGTGCCACTCGAGGCCCCAATCACTCCCGCCTCCGCGGCACGGTGA
- a CDS encoding DUF6918 family protein, whose amino-acid sequence MASLTETLTNETKKTAVIDDCCALIDAEVADKGGISGLAIKAGYSAVKGIKPGFIRHAVSDLLPEFAAALDPLYQEAKTGGKPVAAHITSNSGRAADALLAITDGKVRNAQSGLVKGTYEKLRGTAKKNVEAAVPRIGKLIEKHAG is encoded by the coding sequence ATGGCGTCACTCACCGAGACACTTACCAACGAGACCAAGAAGACGGCGGTCATCGACGACTGCTGTGCGCTCATCGACGCCGAGGTCGCCGACAAGGGCGGCATCTCGGGTCTCGCCATCAAGGCGGGCTACAGCGCGGTGAAGGGCATCAAGCCCGGCTTCATCAGGCACGCCGTCTCGGATCTCCTCCCCGAGTTCGCCGCGGCGCTCGATCCGCTCTACCAGGAGGCCAAGACGGGCGGGAAGCCGGTGGCCGCCCACATCACGTCGAACTCGGGGCGCGCCGCCGATGCCCTGCTCGCCATCACGGACGGGAAGGTCCGCAACGCGCAGAGCGGGCTCGTGAAGGGCACCTACGAGAAGCTCCGCGGCACGGCGAAGAAGAACGTCGAGGCCGCCGTCCCCCGCATCGGCAAGCTCATCGAGAAGCACGCGGGCTGA
- a CDS encoding ATP-binding protein, with protein sequence MVGGEEWWVLCVRCVGFCPRPVSRRDGVCGTGRAVDLGSGQTCAVGRTGGSGRGSSCARHRLTGIAFSITKDLQGRYTFINSVGARFPGRPAEEIIGRKDSELMSPEEAQNTLEFDRQTLGTAPAAPAAPQRPRRVPAGPRGARGGSAPSCAGWSCPRRTCASCWRRSPRPVRHRAHAAHRREPPGALSRRRGAHPPVGSARGAGELFTTKPVGEGTGLGLSISHDIIRALGGVMTVDSTVGQGSTFRVPDGLTEERGPSRAWDVLCARSGRTGLPAPGCVPPGERKA encoded by the coding sequence GTGGTTGGGGGGGAGGAATGGTGGGTTTTGTGCGTGCGATGTGTGGGGTTTTGCCCACGTCCTGTGTCCAGAAGAGATGGGGTGTGCGGCACCGGACGTGCAGTGGACCTCGGGTCGGGCCAAACGTGTGCTGTTGGACGGACGGGGGGGTCTGGACGAGGGAGCTCCTGCGCCCGCCACCGCCTCACGGGTATTGCGTTCTCCATCACGAAGGATCTGCAGGGGCGCTACACCTTCATCAACAGCGTCGGGGCTCGCTTCCCCGGCAGGCCGGCGGAGGAGATCATCGGTCGCAAGGACAGCGAGCTGATGTCTCCGGAGGAGGCACAGAACACGCTGGAGTTCGACCGGCAGACACTGGGAACTGCGCCTGCTGCGCCTGCTGCGCCTCAACGCCCACGCCGAGTCCCTGCTGGGCCACGAGGCGCGCGAGGTGGATCGGCACCGAGCTGCGCCGGCTGGAGCTGCCCCAGGAGGACCTGCGCGAGCTGCTGGAGGCGCTCACCGAGGCCCGTGAGGCACCGAGCGCATGCGGCTCATCGTCGAGAGCCTCCGGGCGCTCTCTCTCGGCGACGCGGTGCTCACCCACCCGTTGGATCTGCACGAGGTGCTGGAGAACTCTTCACCACCAAGCCGGTGGGGGAAGGGACGGGCCTGGGCCTGTCCATCAGCCACGACATCATCCGCGCGCTCGGCGGCGTCATGACCGTGGACAGCACCGTGGGGCAGGGCAGCACCTTCCGTGTACCTGACGGCCTGACCGAGGAGCGAGGGCCCTCCCGTGCGTGGGATGTGCTATGCGCCCGGTCGGGCCGGACGGGACTCCCGGCCCCCGGTTGCGTTCCGCCCGGTGAACGAAAGGCATGA